In one Candidatus Nitrospira nitrificans genomic region, the following are encoded:
- the lhgO gene encoding L-2-hydroxyglutarate oxidase, producing MQTCDFLVIGGGVIGLSIARELRKRRTDARVLLIEKEPSCGAHASGRNSGVLHAGFYYSPDSLKAKFTRLGNERLAAYCEEKRIPLNKCGKLVVAKDATDLLSLDELLRRGQANRIELQAITETDAKSIEPRVKTYQRALFSPRTSTVSPLHVVNAMQQDALREGIQIRCGTAYRRRDDTRIHTNGDSIEAGYVVNAAGLYADKIAMDYGFSETYRILPFKGLYLYSDEPPGSIRTNIYPVPDLRNPFLGVHFTITADGKAKIGPTAIPALWRENYAGLGNFNFSELIEVASRGLGLLTGAGFDFRRLAVEEIAKYSRSKMVALASVLAEGVVERHYRQWGRPGIRAQLLDIKKKKLEMDFVLEGDHRSMHVLNAVSPAFTCSLPFAGYVCDHIDKTMG from the coding sequence ATGCAAACCTGTGATTTTCTCGTCATCGGAGGCGGAGTCATCGGCCTCAGCATCGCGCGCGAACTCCGCAAACGCCGGACAGACGCCCGCGTGCTGTTGATCGAAAAGGAGCCTTCCTGCGGAGCCCATGCGAGCGGGCGCAACAGCGGAGTGCTCCACGCGGGATTCTACTATTCACCCGACAGCCTGAAAGCGAAGTTTACCCGTCTGGGGAACGAACGCCTGGCCGCGTACTGCGAGGAGAAACGAATCCCCCTCAATAAATGCGGCAAACTCGTCGTGGCGAAAGATGCGACGGACCTCCTCTCGCTGGACGAATTGCTCCGTCGCGGTCAAGCCAATAGGATCGAACTTCAGGCCATTACGGAAACAGACGCCAAGTCCATTGAGCCCCGAGTCAAGACCTATCAACGGGCGTTGTTTTCACCGCGCACCTCGACCGTAAGTCCGCTCCACGTCGTCAACGCGATGCAACAAGATGCGCTCCGCGAGGGGATTCAGATCCGGTGCGGCACCGCCTATCGACGGCGAGACGACACAAGAATTCACACGAACGGCGACAGCATCGAGGCCGGCTATGTCGTGAACGCCGCCGGTCTCTATGCCGACAAGATCGCGATGGACTACGGATTCTCGGAGACATATCGAATTCTGCCCTTCAAGGGTCTCTACCTGTATTCCGATGAGCCGCCTGGTTCGATTCGCACCAACATTTACCCTGTTCCGGATCTCAGAAACCCTTTCCTCGGCGTTCACTTTACGATCACGGCGGATGGAAAGGCCAAGATCGGTCCGACCGCCATTCCAGCCTTGTGGCGTGAGAATTATGCTGGGCTCGGCAACTTCAACTTCAGCGAGCTGATCGAAGTCGCCAGCCGAGGACTCGGGCTCTTGACCGGCGCCGGATTTGATTTCCGGCGCTTGGCGGTGGAGGAGATCGCCAAATACTCGCGGAGCAAGATGGTGGCGCTTGCCTCGGTCCTCGCCGAGGGCGTGGTCGAGCGGCACTACCGACAATGGGGCCGTCCCGGAATCAGAGCCCAGTTGCTCGACATCAAAAAGAAGAAGCTTGAGATGGATTTCGTGTTGGAAGGCGATCACCGCTCCATGCATGTCCTGAACGCGGTGTCTCCGGCCTTTACCTGTTCGCTCCCCTTCGCCGGCTATGTGTGCGATCACATCGACAAAACGATGGGCTGA
- a CDS encoding SAM hydrolase/SAM-dependent halogenase family protein: protein MQDARPLITLLTDFGERDCFVASMKGVILSINSTAAVVDLSHQIASHQIQEAGYFLKSCYRYFPAGTIHVAVVDPGVGTERRALLVSAAGSFFVGPDNGLFSELLEQEQGAKIWQIANQEYRLETAGSTFDGRDVFAPAAAWLSKGVPPAFFGPVVRDPIHRSVATPVWHEEVLIGRIVSVDRFGNLISNITARQVREFRAIGSQSLEIHIGAYVINDLVGSYSQGNRQSPSALINSSENLEIFLQEDSAARCLQVGVGEEVRLC from the coding sequence GTGCAGGATGCACGCCCCCTCATCACGCTGCTGACCGATTTCGGCGAGCGGGATTGCTTCGTGGCAAGCATGAAAGGGGTGATTCTGTCGATCAATTCCACCGCTGCCGTCGTCGATCTCTCCCATCAAATCGCCTCCCATCAGATCCAGGAAGCCGGGTACTTTCTCAAGTCCTGCTATCGCTATTTTCCGGCAGGAACCATCCATGTCGCCGTGGTCGATCCCGGAGTCGGAACCGAGCGACGGGCGTTGCTCGTTTCCGCAGCCGGCTCATTTTTTGTCGGACCGGATAATGGGTTATTCAGTGAACTTCTGGAGCAAGAGCAGGGGGCGAAGATCTGGCAGATCGCCAATCAGGAATATCGTCTTGAAACGGCAGGGTCGACTTTCGATGGGCGAGATGTGTTCGCGCCGGCCGCTGCATGGCTGAGCAAGGGCGTGCCGCCGGCATTTTTCGGGCCGGTGGTCCGGGATCCGATTCATCGTTCCGTGGCGACCCCGGTATGGCATGAAGAAGTGCTGATCGGCAGGATCGTCTCCGTCGATCGTTTCGGAAATCTTATCTCCAACATCACCGCGAGGCAGGTGCGGGAATTTCGGGCAATCGGGAGCCAATCGCTCGAGATCCATATCGGAGCCTATGTCATCAATGATTTGGTCGGGAGCTACAGCCAAGGAAATCGGCAAAGCCCGTCCGCGTTGATCAACAGCAGTGAGAATTTGGAAATCTTTTTGCAGGAAGACAGCGCAGCGCGCTGCCTGCAAGTCGGTGTGGGGGAAGAGGTCCGTCTATGCTGA
- the greA gene encoding transcription elongation factor GreA, translated as MPTPITKKGYEALKAELDRLRKIERLKVIEAIAEARAHGDLSENAEYDAAKERQGFIESRIAELETKLADARVVEIAGRVSETVVFGATVLVVEQESQAKKQYTLVGQDEADMKFNKISVQSPVGRALIGKRVGDFVEVKTPVKMVEYEVMEIKFEEL; from the coding sequence ATGCCGACACCGATTACGAAGAAAGGCTACGAGGCGTTAAAGGCAGAATTGGATCGTTTGCGCAAGATCGAGCGGCTCAAAGTCATCGAAGCCATCGCGGAAGCGAGAGCCCATGGCGATCTCAGCGAGAATGCCGAGTATGACGCCGCCAAAGAGCGCCAGGGTTTCATCGAATCGCGCATCGCTGAACTCGAAACCAAGCTGGCCGATGCCCGCGTGGTGGAAATCGCAGGGCGCGTCAGCGAGACGGTCGTCTTCGGTGCGACGGTCTTGGTCGTCGAACAGGAGTCTCAAGCCAAGAAACAGTATACGCTGGTGGGACAGGACGAAGCCGATATGAAATTCAACAAGATCTCCGTGCAGTCCCCTGTCGGACGGGCGCTGATCGGCAAGCGTGTCGGAGATTTCGTGGAAGTGAAGACACCCGTCAAGATGGTCGAATACGAGGTCATGGAGATCAAATTCGAGGAACTCTGA
- the carB gene encoding carbamoyl-phosphate synthase large subunit — MPKRTDIQSILMIGSGPIVIGQACEFDYSGTQACKALKAEGYKVILINSNPATIMTDPEMADRTYVEPITLDVVEKVIERERPDALLPTMGGQTALNTTMGLVKRGVLEKYGVALIGASAEAIHKAEDRDAFKQAMHRIGLRVPKSGTVHTRQEALTVLDTVGFPAIIRPSFTMGGTGGNIAYNREEFERLIEWALAMSPVGQVLIEESVIGWKEYELEVMRDLKDNVVIVCPIENFDPMGVHTGDSITVAPAMTLSDKEYQRMRNAALRIIREIGVDTGGSNIQFGINPVDGEMVVIEMNPRVSRSSALASKATGFPIAKIAAKLAVGYTLDEISNDITGVTKASFEPAIDYVVVKIPRFAFQKFKGADPTLTTQMKSVGEVMAIGRTFKESLQKAIRSLELNLNGLASRFGLDRGVPAEFNRPEAIEKLNRLLRTPLAERLWYVADAMRLGFTDEELFVTTQIDPWFLGQVRQLMDVERMLAGHAANPAAVLAGGLLWDAKELGFSDDRIAQLLGCETIAVQQARMQPGGRGVTYKRVDTCAAEFEAQTPYLYSTYGMECEARPSDRQKVVILGGGPNRIGQGIEFDYCCVHAAMALREEAIDTIMVNCNPETVSTDYDTSDRLYFEPLTHEDVLNIVHREQPLGVVLQFGGQTPLKLALSLSKAGVKILGTSPDAIDLAEDRERFRELLDRLGLRQAESGIARSIEEAVQIAGRVSYPVMVRPSYVLGGRSMQIVYDEAGLLEYMHSAVKASPDHPVLIDKYLADAIEVDADAISDGETVVVAGVMEHIEEAGVHSGDSACSLPPYTLDKAIVRDIERQMRMLALELGVVGLMNAQFAVKGQTIFVLEVNPRGSRTVPFVSKAIGVPLAKLAMKVMMGKTLKELGFTSAPLPRHFSVKEAVFPFNKFPGVDVLLGPEMKSTGEVMGIDGDFGWAFAKSQAGAGAVLPTSGTAFISVKASDRPAALEVGRALNRLGMRIQGTSGTAGYLREHGLPVEVVNKVTEGRPHIVDHIKNGSIALVVNTVRTASAHLDSSAIRREALHRSIPYFTTMRGAHAAVMGIEAIVKKGLAIRTLQEYHRP, encoded by the coding sequence ATGCCAAAACGTACAGACATTCAGTCCATTCTCATGATCGGTTCCGGTCCGATCGTCATCGGCCAGGCCTGTGAATTCGATTATTCCGGCACACAGGCCTGCAAAGCCCTGAAAGCGGAGGGATACAAAGTCATCCTCATCAACAGCAATCCGGCGACGATCATGACGGATCCGGAGATGGCTGATCGGACGTATGTCGAGCCGATTACCCTGGATGTGGTTGAGAAGGTGATCGAGCGAGAGCGCCCGGATGCCTTGCTTCCGACCATGGGCGGACAAACGGCGCTGAACACCACCATGGGATTGGTGAAGCGAGGGGTTCTCGAGAAATACGGGGTCGCTCTCATCGGCGCTTCCGCGGAAGCGATTCACAAAGCGGAGGATCGGGACGCGTTCAAACAGGCGATGCATCGCATCGGCTTGCGGGTGCCGAAGAGCGGCACGGTGCACACGCGACAGGAAGCACTGACCGTTCTCGATACCGTCGGATTCCCCGCGATCATTCGTCCATCGTTTACCATGGGGGGCACCGGCGGGAACATCGCTTACAATCGCGAGGAGTTCGAGCGCTTGATCGAATGGGCATTGGCGATGAGTCCGGTTGGTCAAGTGCTGATCGAAGAATCAGTCATCGGATGGAAAGAATATGAATTGGAGGTCATGCGCGATCTGAAGGACAATGTTGTGATCGTTTGCCCCATCGAAAATTTCGATCCGATGGGCGTGCATACAGGAGACAGTATCACGGTCGCGCCGGCCATGACGTTGAGCGACAAAGAATACCAACGGATGCGGAACGCGGCGCTTCGTATCATCCGAGAGATCGGGGTCGATACGGGAGGGTCAAATATTCAGTTCGGTATCAACCCTGTCGACGGAGAGATGGTCGTCATTGAAATGAATCCTCGCGTCTCTCGAAGCTCCGCGTTGGCGTCCAAGGCCACAGGGTTCCCGATCGCCAAGATCGCGGCCAAGCTGGCCGTCGGATACACGCTGGACGAGATCTCCAATGACATCACCGGTGTGACGAAGGCTTCTTTTGAACCGGCGATCGATTACGTGGTGGTGAAGATCCCGAGATTTGCTTTTCAGAAGTTCAAGGGAGCCGATCCGACCTTGACGACGCAGATGAAGTCGGTCGGAGAGGTGATGGCGATCGGACGCACCTTCAAGGAGTCTCTCCAGAAGGCCATTCGCTCGCTGGAGTTAAACCTCAATGGCTTGGCGTCCCGGTTTGGGCTTGATCGTGGTGTTCCAGCCGAATTTAACCGGCCTGAAGCGATCGAGAAGCTCAACCGGCTGCTGCGGACACCGTTGGCGGAACGATTGTGGTATGTAGCCGACGCCATGCGCCTGGGATTCACGGACGAGGAACTGTTTGTAACGACTCAAATAGATCCCTGGTTTTTAGGACAAGTCAGGCAACTGATGGACGTTGAACGAATGCTTGCCGGTCATGCCGCGAACCCGGCGGCCGTTTTGGCCGGTGGATTGCTCTGGGACGCAAAAGAGCTTGGGTTTTCCGATGATCGGATCGCGCAATTGCTCGGATGCGAGACGATCGCGGTCCAGCAAGCGCGTATGCAACCAGGAGGACGGGGGGTTACCTATAAACGGGTTGATACCTGCGCCGCGGAGTTCGAGGCGCAGACGCCGTATCTCTATTCCACTTACGGCATGGAGTGCGAAGCCAGGCCGTCGGATCGCCAAAAGGTCGTGATTCTTGGCGGAGGCCCGAATCGAATCGGGCAGGGGATTGAGTTCGATTACTGCTGTGTCCATGCGGCCATGGCGCTTCGAGAAGAAGCGATCGACACGATCATGGTGAATTGCAATCCGGAAACCGTGAGCACGGATTACGATACCTCTGATCGGCTGTACTTTGAGCCTCTGACGCACGAAGATGTTCTCAATATCGTGCATCGCGAGCAGCCGCTCGGTGTGGTCTTGCAGTTTGGGGGGCAGACGCCGTTGAAACTCGCCCTTTCGCTCTCGAAAGCCGGTGTGAAGATTCTTGGAACCAGTCCCGATGCGATCGATTTGGCGGAAGACCGGGAGCGGTTCCGGGAACTCCTTGATCGGTTGGGCTTACGGCAGGCGGAAAGCGGCATCGCGCGATCCATCGAGGAAGCGGTGCAGATCGCCGGACGGGTCAGCTATCCGGTCATGGTCCGTCCGTCGTATGTGTTGGGTGGCCGGTCGATGCAGATTGTCTATGATGAAGCGGGCTTGCTGGAGTACATGCACTCCGCGGTCAAGGCATCGCCCGATCATCCGGTCTTGATCGATAAGTATCTCGCCGATGCCATCGAAGTCGATGCCGATGCGATTTCGGACGGCGAAACCGTGGTCGTAGCGGGCGTCATGGAGCATATCGAGGAAGCCGGTGTCCATTCAGGCGATTCCGCCTGCTCGCTTCCCCCCTATACGCTCGACAAGGCCATTGTGCGCGATATCGAGCGGCAAATGCGCATGTTGGCGCTGGAGTTGGGGGTGGTGGGACTCATGAATGCGCAGTTTGCCGTCAAAGGGCAGACGATCTTTGTCCTCGAGGTCAATCCACGCGGATCTCGGACCGTGCCGTTCGTCAGTAAGGCGATCGGCGTCCCGCTCGCAAAGTTGGCCATGAAAGTGATGATGGGGAAAACGCTGAAGGAACTGGGCTTTACGAGCGCTCCGCTCCCTCGGCATTTTTCGGTCAAAGAAGCGGTGTTTCCATTCAATAAATTTCCCGGTGTCGATGTGCTTCTGGGGCCGGAGATGAAATCAACCGGTGAAGTGATGGGCATCGACGGAGATTTCGGATGGGCGTTCGCGAAATCGCAAGCCGGGGCGGGGGCGGTGTTGCCGACGTCCGGAACCGCTTTTATCAGCGTGAAAGCTTCCGACCGTCCCGCTGCGCTGGAAGTGGGCAGGGCGTTGAACAGGTTGGGCATGCGTATCCAGGGAACGAGCGGGACAGCGGGGTATTTGCGCGAACATGGGCTTCCCGTGGAAGTGGTGAACAAGGTGACGGAGGGGAGGCCGCACATCGTCGATCACATCAAGAATGGCTCGATCGCTCTCGTCGTGAATACCGTACGAACGGCCTCGGCCCACCTGGACTCGTCGGCCATCCGGCGGGAAGCGCTTCATCGCAGCATTCCCTATTTCACGACGATGAGGGGAGCCCATGCCGCGGTAATGGGCATCGAAGCGATCGTCAAAAAGGGCTTAGCAATTCGCACCTTGCAGGAGTATCATCGGCCATAA
- a CDS encoding M48 family metallopeptidase produces MTQPENQKIDLLFSMPVRRRDLLVSGARGMVGLTYLSCLGTAAAVIATLGGCVRAPGTARDQFIYISEEKEIAMGVGAYRELLRKAPVSDDPELTEMVNRVGQRIAAVANKPEYEWEFAIIRDDRMINAFALPGGKVAVFTGILTLTKNEDGLATVIGHEVAHALQRHGAERYSRSILETIGQVGALAAGAAVGRPDAAMAAMSAYGVGVSLPFGRKQESEADYIGLKLMAQAGYDPREAVPFWERMSGCPRQMIDKVCFRSKHNIPEFLSTHPSDLARINQIETWLPEAMRYYHAAQGDAPSVPPVPYHPRIGPALPSS; encoded by the coding sequence ATGACACAGCCGGAAAATCAGAAGATCGACCTGCTCTTCTCAATGCCCGTTCGGCGTCGTGACTTGCTTGTGAGCGGAGCTCGCGGGATGGTGGGATTGACGTATCTTTCGTGTCTTGGAACAGCGGCCGCCGTGATTGCGACTCTGGGGGGATGTGTCCGCGCGCCGGGAACGGCGCGAGATCAATTCATCTACATCTCTGAGGAGAAAGAAATCGCGATGGGTGTCGGTGCCTATCGTGAGTTGCTGCGCAAAGCTCCCGTCAGTGACGATCCCGAGCTAACTGAGATGGTCAACCGAGTCGGTCAGCGGATTGCGGCGGTGGCGAATAAGCCGGAGTACGAGTGGGAGTTCGCCATTATTAGGGACGACCGCATGATCAACGCGTTCGCGCTTCCGGGCGGGAAGGTTGCCGTGTTCACGGGCATTCTCACGCTGACGAAGAACGAAGACGGGTTGGCGACCGTCATTGGCCACGAAGTGGCGCACGCGCTCCAGCGCCATGGGGCGGAGCGTTATAGCCGAAGCATCCTTGAAACAATCGGGCAGGTCGGTGCGTTGGCAGCAGGAGCTGCTGTCGGACGCCCGGATGCGGCGATGGCCGCGATGAGTGCCTATGGGGTCGGCGTCTCGCTGCCCTTCGGAAGAAAGCAGGAATCGGAGGCCGACTATATCGGGCTGAAGTTGATGGCGCAGGCCGGCTACGACCCTCGTGAGGCCGTGCCCTTTTGGGAGCGCATGAGCGGGTGTCCCAGGCAAATGATCGACAAGGTTTGTTTTCGATCGAAACATAACATCCCGGAGTTTTTGTCCACGCACCCTTCCGATCTGGCGCGGATCAACCAGATTGAAACATGGCTGCCGGAGGCCATGAGGTATTATCATGCGGCGCAGGGCGATGCTCCGTCCGTGCCGCCGGTCCCCTATCACCCACGGATCGGTCCCGCGCTTCCGTCCAGCTGA